In one Streptomyces marincola genomic region, the following are encoded:
- a CDS encoding WXG100 family type VII secretion target encodes MSSDEVKLSPEEVDRVQAIINQAYTDMEAVAQGIGGHSASVGTAYTGSGTARAVENYEDLGRAGQALAEALDGLSRDLGLTATTGRETDLDAQNVLNNADVHQGPVPDSSIAARI; translated from the coding sequence ATGAGCAGTGATGAGGTCAAGCTCTCACCCGAGGAAGTCGACCGGGTGCAGGCCATCATCAACCAGGCGTACACCGACATGGAGGCCGTCGCGCAGGGCATCGGCGGCCACAGCGCCAGTGTCGGCACGGCCTACACCGGTTCCGGCACGGCCCGCGCCGTGGAGAACTACGAGGACCTGGGGCGCGCGGGACAGGCGCTCGCCGAGGCGCTCGACGGGCTGTCGCGCGACCTGGGGCTGACGGCGACGACCGGCCGGGAGACCGACCTCGACGCGCAGAACGTGCTGAACAACGCCGATGTGCACCAGGGCCCTGTGCCCGATTCGAGTATCGCCGCCCGCATCTGA
- a CDS encoding type VII secretion target, with translation MSDDSTEYLPEEFRVSAVHHDESAEVAGSLARRVGNASPASTHFGGAQAASFSSALGSAAGERSRAAQRVQDTRGEIATGAVTAANIGDETDADAGYVLGAASLGDVGQGIADRI, from the coding sequence ATGTCGGACGACTCGACGGAGTACCTGCCCGAGGAGTTCCGCGTCAGCGCGGTGCACCACGACGAGTCGGCCGAGGTGGCGGGCAGCCTGGCCCGCCGCGTCGGCAACGCCTCCCCCGCCTCGACGCACTTCGGCGGCGCGCAGGCGGCGAGCTTCAGCTCGGCGCTCGGCTCGGCCGCCGGGGAGCGCTCCCGGGCCGCGCAGCGCGTGCAGGACACCCGCGGCGAGATCGCGACCGGCGCGGTCACCGCGGCCAACATCGGTGACGAGACCGACGCGGACGCCGGTTACGTGCTCGGCGCCGCCTCGCTCGGCGACGTCGGGCAGGGGATCGCCGACCGCATCTGA
- a CDS encoding TPR repeat region-containing protein gives MSDISITKQDVIDKAGCDPWELESEFASDTDLEMIDSLAGIFRNGAEEADDAGGVAAYASTLEERAGTRGSNAIYADASEHLTQTYEDLGAENLENISSVLNQVAGEAEAVLESNDEAITGPMGLDWVVETQNTAAQDDWSAFESWFAEQSGGEHDLFSYTIHEETFTGTRPTFPKDDLKSHIRDYRLELAADSASRAYDRMFEDVDDYYAMLHQKEGQLSEYGYDVSDSPVPFWHTDGRAEHEAEQLHELLQEDNPDPEELERYSAGVDRLVNGLDGGELTSQERAYLRSFYDTLSADDLATLGALEGEAYDGVRETVANGVNTLMSPARGGLHPTEDAALVPDSIKPMMDDDLLDPDLSEDEVRERVAQYNGLGELMSHASMRPGDVFGEEVATAAIHIEEDYQHWDREIASQAISGSGNYIRDVDDLASLTGGSDMLTMVSTNPEAAARTLTDPELLEKLVTLRWNADEGEAAGAFIGAATTPPADGEPSRNQLDAARNVLQVVGPDTAIGDGAQPREAVTSAILDTGLAYLDFLANTGQEGVEENTALTLLGDEVPGFVLTQEERAAYFEFVAGQEQNLKDQFYGGVQRHAYERTLDAFNDDSVDIGQYMGNLADLHGAIDAGEFALARENHPFNEERATDEAGTAVQRNWAAGFELATAINDTIGLIPAAGSVTGITGEVLGVAETVVGEYVGPPPTQEEIMENRRYETILDQGGDMRYWFAQAAAESGNIPGVSREDAEALADVRENSPSQYRDRLAELETSGGYHDPVLDRYWDRRSELVLGAPNPAPAE, from the coding sequence GTGTCCGACATTTCGATAACCAAGCAGGACGTCATCGACAAGGCGGGCTGCGATCCATGGGAGCTGGAAAGCGAATTCGCCTCCGACACCGATCTGGAAATGATCGATTCGCTCGCGGGAATCTTCCGGAACGGCGCGGAAGAGGCCGACGACGCGGGCGGGGTCGCGGCCTACGCCTCCACGCTTGAGGAGCGCGCGGGCACGCGCGGCAGCAACGCGATCTACGCGGACGCCTCCGAGCACCTGACGCAGACCTACGAGGACCTGGGCGCGGAGAACCTGGAGAACATCTCCTCGGTGCTGAACCAGGTCGCGGGCGAGGCCGAGGCGGTGCTTGAGTCCAACGACGAGGCGATCACCGGGCCCATGGGGCTCGACTGGGTGGTGGAGACGCAGAACACGGCGGCCCAGGACGACTGGAGCGCGTTCGAGTCCTGGTTCGCCGAGCAGAGCGGCGGCGAGCACGACCTGTTCTCCTACACGATCCACGAGGAGACGTTCACAGGCACGCGGCCCACGTTCCCCAAGGACGACCTGAAGTCCCACATCCGCGACTACCGGCTCGAACTCGCCGCCGACAGCGCCTCGCGCGCGTACGACCGGATGTTCGAGGACGTGGACGACTACTACGCGATGCTGCACCAGAAGGAGGGGCAGCTGAGCGAGTACGGCTACGACGTCTCCGACTCGCCGGTGCCGTTCTGGCACACCGACGGCCGGGCCGAGCACGAGGCGGAGCAGCTGCACGAGCTGCTTCAGGAGGACAACCCGGACCCGGAGGAGCTGGAACGCTACAGCGCGGGCGTCGACCGCCTGGTCAACGGCCTCGACGGCGGCGAGCTGACCTCGCAGGAACGCGCCTACCTGCGCAGCTTCTACGACACCCTGAGCGCGGACGACCTCGCCACCCTCGGCGCCCTGGAGGGCGAGGCCTACGACGGCGTGCGGGAGACCGTGGCCAACGGCGTCAACACGCTGATGTCCCCGGCCCGGGGCGGCCTGCACCCGACGGAGGACGCGGCCCTGGTGCCGGACTCGATCAAGCCGATGATGGACGACGACCTGCTCGACCCCGACCTGTCGGAGGACGAGGTCCGCGAGCGCGTCGCGCAGTACAACGGCCTGGGCGAGCTGATGTCCCACGCGTCGATGCGGCCCGGCGACGTGTTCGGCGAGGAGGTGGCCACGGCCGCCATCCACATCGAGGAGGACTACCAGCACTGGGACCGCGAGATCGCGTCCCAGGCCATCTCGGGCAGCGGCAACTACATCCGCGACGTGGACGACCTCGCCTCGCTCACCGGCGGCTCCGACATGCTGACGATGGTGTCCACCAACCCGGAGGCCGCGGCCCGCACCCTGACCGACCCCGAGCTGCTGGAGAAGCTGGTCACGCTCCGCTGGAACGCGGACGAGGGCGAGGCGGCGGGCGCGTTCATCGGCGCCGCGACCACGCCGCCCGCCGACGGCGAGCCCAGCAGGAACCAGCTCGACGCGGCGCGCAACGTCCTCCAGGTCGTGGGCCCGGACACCGCGATCGGCGATGGAGCCCAGCCCCGCGAGGCCGTGACCAGCGCGATCCTCGACACGGGCCTCGCCTACCTGGACTTCCTCGCCAACACCGGCCAGGAGGGCGTCGAGGAGAACACGGCCCTGACGCTGCTCGGCGATGAGGTGCCGGGCTTCGTGCTGACCCAGGAGGAGCGCGCCGCCTACTTCGAGTTCGTCGCGGGGCAGGAGCAGAACCTCAAGGACCAGTTCTACGGCGGCGTGCAGCGGCACGCGTACGAGCGCACCCTCGACGCGTTCAACGACGACAGCGTGGACATCGGCCAGTACATGGGCAACCTGGCCGACCTGCACGGCGCGATCGACGCCGGCGAGTTCGCGCTGGCCCGCGAGAACCACCCGTTCAACGAGGAACGCGCCACCGATGAGGCGGGCACCGCCGTCCAGCGCAACTGGGCGGCCGGCTTCGAGCTGGCCACCGCCATCAACGACACGATCGGCCTCATCCCGGCCGCGGGCAGCGTCACCGGGATCACCGGCGAAGTGCTCGGTGTCGCCGAGACCGTGGTCGGCGAGTACGTGGGACCGCCGCCCACCCAGGAAGAGATCATGGAGAACCGCCGCTACGAGACGATCCTCGACCAGGGCGGCGACATGCGGTACTGGTTCGCGCAGGCCGCGGCCGAGTCCGGCAACATCCCCGGGGTCAGCCGCGAGGACGCCGAAGCGCTCGCCGACGTCCGCGAGAACAGCCCGAGCCAGTACCGTGACCGTCTGGCCGAGCTTGAGACGTCCGGCGGATACCACGACCCGGTGCTCGACCGGTACTGGGACCGGCGTTCCGAGCTGGTGCTCGGCGCGCCCAACCCCGCGCCCGCCGAGTGA
- the eccCa gene encoding type VII secretion protein EccCa produces the protein MSSPTTVVRRPARAAQPAVPENELVLKAPPPLPQPEDSNIWMTALPALSGLGSVLYMLTMGRGAIGYIVGTMFLVSCLAMVIGSVLRQRGSAKSQARNDRREYLRYLERTRAQVRRTAEAQREALEWNAPEPSVLWSVAESRRLWERRGADADFGTVRVGAGPRYLATPLVPGESPPVEDLDPLSAVALKRFIDAHSVVPDLPVQVALRRFASLAVTADDPEAARALARAVVAHAVTFHSPRDLRVVVCAREVEGADWGWAKWLPHAHHPDEVDHVGPVRMTHGVLGVLEEWLGAELTRRTRFNRNADPDPELPHLLVVLDGGRVTGTEALLDANGMQAVTVLDLDGRAAHLTDAHGVRLDITGTALSVVAGETRDGLGTADGLSAAQAEALAMQLARFRTDAATTQADAEDLTTAVNTLPALLNIPDPGRLDLDALWRARPIRDRLAVPIGVSADGGLLELDIKESALNGMGPHGLLVGATGSGKSELLRTLVLGMATTHGPDQLNFVLVDFKGGATFAGMAELPHVAAVITNLEDDLTLVDRMREALSGEMNRRQEVLRDAGNLVSVRDYERARQRGAALAPLPSLFIVVDEFSELLAQKPDFADLFVQIGRLGRSLGLHLLLASQRLDEGRLRGLEAHLSYRVGLRTFSESESRTAIGVTDAHHLPSAPGHGYLKTDTATLKRFRAAYVSGPYRVNGEDGGALALGGGVNVRPFPAGYVPVPAEQVAPEPEPAREPDEFDDNESLGSTVLGVMVEQMTGQGPQAHQVWLPPLDRPEPLDALLGDLSVRPGRGYGCAPDGPPLTAVVGIVDRPFHQRRDPMTVDLAGAGGHAAIVGGPHAGKSTALRSLIASLALRHTPAEVQFYCLDFSGTLFGMAQLPHIGGVAGRLDSESVNRTVAEVLSVLESRETRFRELGVTSMADYRAARAAGRTGYAAREGEPVGEDAHGDIFLVVDGWAVLRQTYPELEQTLMAVAGRMLTYGIHLVITGNRWLDMRMGLRDLIGTKIELKLGDALDSEVDRKAQRTIPGGRPGRGITDPNEKLHFLTAVPRVDGVPSADGLAEGIADLVRRVDSAWEGPRAPGVRLLPTAFPVTAAAPGPRPGITVATEGNRLEPVVFRPGEEAGLIVLGDSESGKTSLLRSVARQVITAYTPEQAQLIILDHRMTMLREFDGPHLLGYSTTHERSMEVVGGLAEGLKKRLPGTDVTPEQLRDRSWWTGPEIYLLVDDYDLVATSRGNALKYLLDFLPQARGIGLHIYLTRQAAGASRAVAEPVVGRLKELNTPAVLLSIPKDEMPIWGLKAVKRRKGRGLMLHRRLGTVPVQVARAESPLTQAPGSTS, from the coding sequence ATGAGCAGCCCGACCACCGTGGTCCGGCGGCCGGCGCGGGCCGCGCAGCCGGCGGTGCCGGAGAACGAGTTGGTGCTCAAGGCGCCGCCGCCGCTGCCGCAGCCCGAGGACAGCAACATCTGGATGACGGCGCTGCCCGCGCTCAGCGGCCTCGGCTCCGTGCTCTACATGCTGACCATGGGGCGCGGCGCCATCGGCTACATCGTGGGCACCATGTTCCTGGTGTCCTGCCTGGCGATGGTGATCGGCTCGGTGCTGCGGCAGCGCGGCTCGGCCAAGAGCCAGGCGCGCAACGACCGGCGCGAGTACCTGCGGTACCTGGAGCGCACCCGCGCGCAGGTGCGGCGCACGGCCGAGGCGCAGCGCGAGGCGCTGGAGTGGAACGCGCCAGAGCCGTCCGTGCTGTGGTCCGTGGCCGAGAGCCGCAGGCTGTGGGAACGCCGGGGCGCGGACGCCGACTTCGGGACCGTGCGGGTGGGCGCGGGGCCGCGCTACCTGGCGACGCCGCTGGTGCCGGGCGAGTCGCCGCCGGTCGAGGACCTGGACCCGCTGTCGGCGGTGGCGCTGAAGCGGTTCATCGACGCGCACTCGGTGGTGCCCGACCTGCCGGTGCAGGTGGCGCTGCGCAGGTTCGCGTCGCTCGCCGTCACCGCGGACGACCCCGAGGCGGCGCGCGCGCTGGCGCGCGCGGTGGTGGCGCACGCCGTCACGTTCCACTCGCCGCGCGACCTGCGCGTCGTGGTCTGCGCCCGGGAGGTGGAGGGCGCGGACTGGGGCTGGGCGAAGTGGCTGCCGCACGCGCACCACCCCGACGAGGTGGACCACGTGGGGCCGGTGCGGATGACGCACGGCGTGCTCGGCGTGCTGGAGGAGTGGCTGGGCGCGGAGCTGACCCGCCGCACCCGTTTCAACCGCAACGCCGACCCCGACCCGGAGCTGCCGCACCTGCTCGTGGTGCTCGACGGGGGCCGCGTGACGGGCACCGAGGCGCTGCTCGACGCCAACGGCATGCAGGCCGTGACCGTGCTCGACCTCGACGGCAGGGCCGCGCACCTCACGGACGCGCACGGCGTGCGGCTCGACATCACGGGCACGGCGCTGTCCGTGGTCGCGGGCGAGACCCGCGACGGGCTCGGCACGGCCGACGGCCTGTCGGCCGCGCAGGCCGAGGCGCTCGCCATGCAGCTGGCGCGGTTCAGGACGGACGCGGCGACCACGCAGGCGGACGCGGAAGACCTGACCACCGCCGTGAACACGCTGCCCGCGCTGCTGAACATCCCCGACCCGGGACGCCTCGACCTCGACGCGCTGTGGCGGGCGCGCCCGATCAGGGACCGGCTCGCGGTGCCCATCGGCGTCTCGGCGGACGGCGGGCTGCTCGAACTGGACATCAAGGAGTCGGCGCTCAACGGCATGGGCCCGCACGGCCTGCTCGTGGGCGCGACCGGCTCGGGCAAGTCGGAGCTGCTGCGCACCCTCGTGCTCGGCATGGCCACGACGCACGGGCCCGACCAGCTGAACTTCGTGCTGGTCGACTTCAAGGGCGGCGCGACGTTCGCCGGGATGGCGGAACTGCCGCACGTGGCCGCGGTCATCACGAACCTGGAGGACGACCTCACCCTCGTGGACCGCATGCGCGAGGCGCTGTCGGGCGAGATGAACCGCCGCCAGGAGGTGCTGCGCGACGCGGGCAACCTGGTGTCGGTGCGCGACTACGAGCGCGCGCGGCAGCGCGGCGCGGCGCTCGCGCCGTTGCCGAGCCTGTTCATCGTGGTCGACGAGTTCTCCGAACTGCTGGCCCAGAAGCCCGACTTCGCCGACCTGTTCGTGCAGATCGGGCGGCTGGGCCGCTCGCTGGGGCTGCACCTGCTGCTGGCCTCGCAGCGGCTCGACGAGGGCCGCCTGCGCGGCCTTGAGGCGCATCTGTCGTACCGGGTCGGCCTGCGCACGTTCTCCGAGTCGGAGTCGCGCACCGCGATCGGCGTCACGGACGCGCACCACCTGCCGAGCGCCCCTGGCCACGGCTACCTGAAGACGGACACCGCGACGCTGAAGCGCTTCCGCGCCGCGTACGTCTCCGGCCCGTACCGCGTGAACGGCGAGGACGGCGGCGCGCTGGCGCTCGGCGGCGGGGTGAACGTCCGCCCGTTCCCCGCCGGTTACGTGCCGGTCCCCGCCGAGCAGGTCGCGCCCGAGCCGGAACCGGCCCGCGAGCCGGACGAGTTCGACGACAACGAATCGCTCGGCAGCACCGTGCTCGGCGTGATGGTCGAGCAGATGACCGGGCAGGGCCCGCAGGCCCACCAGGTGTGGCTGCCGCCGCTGGACCGGCCCGAGCCGCTGGACGCGCTGCTCGGCGACCTGTCCGTGCGGCCCGGGCGCGGCTACGGCTGCGCGCCGGACGGGCCGCCGCTGACGGCCGTCGTCGGCATCGTCGACCGGCCGTTCCACCAGCGGCGCGACCCCATGACGGTGGACCTGGCGGGCGCGGGCGGGCACGCGGCGATCGTCGGCGGGCCGCACGCGGGCAAGTCGACGGCGCTGCGCAGCCTCATCGCGTCGCTCGCGCTGCGCCACACGCCGGCCGAGGTGCAGTTCTACTGCCTGGACTTCAGCGGCACGCTGTTCGGCATGGCGCAACTGCCGCACATCGGCGGCGTGGCCGGGCGGCTGGACTCCGAGAGCGTCAACCGCACCGTCGCCGAGGTCCTTTCCGTGCTGGAGAGCCGCGAGACGCGGTTCCGCGAACTCGGCGTGACGTCGATGGCCGACTACCGCGCGGCCCGCGCGGCGGGCAGGACCGGGTACGCGGCCCGGGAGGGCGAGCCGGTGGGCGAGGACGCGCACGGCGACATCTTCCTGGTCGTCGACGGCTGGGCCGTGCTGCGGCAGACCTACCCGGAGCTTGAGCAGACGCTGATGGCCGTCGCCGGCCGCATGCTGACCTACGGCATCCACCTGGTGATCACCGGCAACCGCTGGCTCGACATGCGCATGGGCCTGCGGGACCTGATCGGCACGAAGATCGAGCTGAAGCTCGGTGACGCGCTGGACTCCGAGGTGGACCGCAAGGCGCAGCGCACCATCCCCGGCGGCCGTCCCGGGCGCGGCATCACCGACCCGAACGAGAAGCTGCACTTCCTCACCGCCGTGCCGCGCGTGGACGGGGTCCCGTCGGCCGACGGGCTCGCCGAGGGCATAGCCGACCTCGTCCGGCGCGTCGACTCGGCCTGGGAGGGGCCGCGCGCGCCGGGCGTCCGGCTGCTGCCGACCGCGTTCCCCGTGACGGCCGCCGCGCCCGGGCCGCGGCCCGGCATCACGGTGGCGACCGAGGGCAACCGCCTCGAACCCGTGGTGTTCAGGCCCGGCGAGGAGGCCGGCCTGATCGTGCTGGGCGACAGCGAGTCGGGCAAGACGTCGCTGCTGCGCTCGGTGGCCCGCCAGGTGATCACCGCCTACACGCCCGAGCAGGCGCAGTTGATCATTCTCGACCACCGGATGACGATGCTGCGCGAGTTCGACGGGCCGCACCTGCTCGGCTACTCGACGACGCACGAACGGTCCATGGAGGTCGTCGGCGGCCTCGCGGAAGGGCTCAAGAAGCGCCTGCCCGGCACCGACGTGACGCCCGAGCAGCTGCGCGACCGCTCGTGGTGGACGGGCCCCGAGATCTACCTGCTCGTCGACGACTACGACCTGGTCGCCACCTCGCGCGGCAACGCGCTGAAGTACCTGCTCGACTTCCTGCCGCAGGCGCGCGGCATCGGCCTGCACATCTACCTCACGCGCCAGGCCGCCGGCGCCTCCCGCGCGGTGGCCGAGCCGGTCGTCGGCCGCCTCAAGGAACTGAACACCCCCGCCGTCCTGTTGAGCATCCCCAAGGATGAGATGCCCATCTGGGGCCTGAAGGCCGTCAAGCGGCGCAAGGGCCGCGGCCTGATGCTGCACCGGCGGCTCGGCACCGTTCCCGTGCAGGTGGCCCGCGCCGAATCACCCCTCACCCAAGCCCCGGGAAGCACCTCATGA